In Vicinamibacterales bacterium, the following proteins share a genomic window:
- a CDS encoding type IV pilus twitching motility protein PilT has protein sequence MATLPELLQTLVENSGSDLHITTDTPPQIRVHGHLKPLDLPPLGPADTKSLAYSVLTDQQKKRFEEAQELDFSFGIRGIARFRCNVFNQRGAVAAVYRVIPEQIKGFHELGLPPVLATLAERPRGLVLVTGPTGSGKSTTLAAMIDKINTERHEHILTIEDPIEFVHPHKGCLVNQREVHQDTQGFANALRAALREDPDIVLIGELRDLETIESALRIAETGHLTFATLHTNSAAQTINRIIDVFPAHQQGQIRTQLSLVLEGIVCQALLPRADGKGRVVSLEIMVPNPAIRNLIRDDKVHQIYSTMQTGQEKLGMQTMNQSLATLYQKRLITLEAAMNASSLKDELEQMINRGAGVVAGAGMGHRPGAGLPNRPPVAR, from the coding sequence ATGGCAACCTTACCCGAACTGCTGCAGACGCTGGTCGAGAACAGCGGTTCCGACCTTCACATCACCACCGACACGCCGCCGCAGATCCGTGTGCACGGGCATCTGAAGCCGCTGGACCTGCCGCCGCTCGGGCCGGCCGACACCAAGTCGCTCGCCTACAGCGTGCTGACCGATCAGCAGAAGAAGCGGTTCGAAGAGGCGCAGGAGCTGGACTTCTCGTTCGGCATCCGCGGCATCGCGCGCTTCCGCTGCAACGTCTTCAACCAGCGCGGCGCCGTCGCCGCCGTCTACCGCGTCATCCCCGAGCAGATCAAAGGGTTCCATGAACTCGGCCTGCCGCCGGTGCTGGCGACGCTGGCGGAGCGGCCGCGCGGGCTGGTGCTCGTCACCGGGCCGACCGGATCGGGCAAGTCGACGACGCTGGCGGCGATGATCGACAAGATCAACACCGAGCGGCACGAGCACATCCTCACCATCGAGGACCCGATCGAGTTCGTCCACCCGCACAAGGGCTGCCTGGTCAACCAGCGCGAGGTGCACCAGGACACGCAGGGGTTCGCCAACGCGCTGCGCGCCGCGCTCCGCGAGGATCCGGACATCGTGCTGATCGGCGAGCTGCGCGATCTCGAGACCATCGAATCCGCGCTGCGCATCGCCGAGACCGGCCACTTGACGTTCGCGACGCTGCACACCAACTCGGCGGCGCAGACCATCAACCGCATCATCGACGTCTTCCCGGCGCACCAGCAGGGGCAGATCCGCACGCAGCTCTCGCTCGTGCTCGAAGGGATCGTCTGTCAGGCGCTGCTGCCGCGCGCCGACGGCAAGGGACGCGTCGTCTCGCTCGAGATCATGGTGCCGAACCCGGCGATCCGCAACCTGATTCGCGACGACAAGGTGCACCAGATCTATTCGACGATGCAGACCGGGCAGGAGAAGCTCGGGATGCAGACGATGAACCAGTCGCTGGCGACGCTGTATCAGAAGCGACTGATCACCCTCGAGGCGGCGATGAACGCGTCGTCGCTCAAGGACGAACTGGAGCAGATGATCAATCGCGGCGCCGGCGTGGTCGCGGGCGCCGGCATGGGACACCGGCCGGGCGCTGGTCTTCCGAACCGGCCGCCGGTCGCCCGGTAG
- a CDS encoding prepilin-type N-terminal cleavage/methylation domain-containing protein, translating into MRNQKGFTLIELLIVVAIIGIIAAIAVPGLLRARISGNEASAIGSLRAVSSAQSTFAASCANGMYAQSLTTLGSGPSGGSAFISPDLGASATVTKSGYSVSMTGTAATGTTACNGATGLASGYHAWADPVSTSTGTRYFFTNTTGTIWQATSSIGSGGSDTASPSGGTAIQ; encoded by the coding sequence ATGCGCAATCAGAAGGGTTTCACGCTCATCGAGCTCCTGATCGTCGTCGCGATCATCGGCATCATCGCCGCGATCGCGGTCCCCGGCCTGCTCCGCGCCCGTATCTCGGGTAACGAGGCCTCCGCCATTGGTTCGCTGCGCGCGGTCAGCAGCGCCCAGTCCACGTTCGCGGCCTCCTGCGCCAACGGCATGTATGCGCAGAGCCTGACCACGCTGGGCAGCGGCCCCTCGGGCGGCTCGGCGTTCATCAGCCCGGACCTCGGCGCGAGCGCGACGGTGACCAAGAGCGGCTACTCGGTCTCGATGACCGGGACCGCGGCGACCGGCACCACGGCGTGCAACGGCGCCACCGGCCTGGCCTCGGGCTACCACGCCTGGGCGGATCCGGTCTCGACGTCGACCGGCACGCGCTACTTCTTCACCAACACGACGGGCACGATCTGGCAGGCGACCAGCTCGATCGGCTCGGGCGGCAGCGACACGGCCTCCCCCTCGGGCGGCACCGCGATCCAGTAG
- a CDS encoding YfhO family protein gives MFKFARSRWLLLAVAVATVPVAGMFTLSKIFFVRDLTMAFRSRFLFLRDSVHSGTFPLWDPYPAHGQPAANDALYQLFHLPSLPIRLLLPDVLAYNLWIALPIPLAAAGMYLFLRRRLGPQASAFGAVAFAVSGPIVSTTNFPNMSWSVVAAPYVFWALERLFVERTARAMTVLATAIACQALAGEPVSLAATLAIAAGYVLFPQARWRDRRLAIVAAAGMAAGLLLAAIQYVPLVAATRESIRGTMAPSDFWAFHPLALLELLVPHFFGDYFNSNLRELVWMLALNSQRDPFYYTMYVGVPIVLLAGVAMLSGRPGTRFWTVVVAACAIASLGPHTPLYPALQEIVPPLKSFRFPVKYLSLAALGIATLAAMAFQWLLDRQVPPRALRRVLIVTGIAAALTYGLIAWVLIAPELPIRGFFRLAIWAHVPAPIQGAEFLLFRARPLLTSLLLKMLCASFLLWLAASARRERRTALVVFAVFAGIDLLASNSSVNPTTDPTLLENPEWSRSIPKDLHERVYVGGRLEGYVNTTDVDAPKYARYLDEYTELEQRYLIVGQFIFHPSGHRIRESMSYDLPVLWPTDFARAGGWFRIAPRADRLRFLSRVGTRFVVLPTPPYPGAQPLARMIGAEQLQLYDFNPNARRAYVVPDALMGPDVNWQIQGLFMERFDPARGVLVSEPPPPPAGVPGRPVPASATFLEDGLQRVVIKAGTPGDGYLALSDTYNTDWRVEVDGRPAPMMRVNGLFRGVHLTPGEHVVTFTYRPRKFYLGAAVSALAALGLALACAIEPRLRRRRASAHLQPDAAPAAP, from the coding sequence ATGTTCAAGTTCGCTCGCAGCCGCTGGCTGCTTCTCGCCGTCGCCGTGGCGACCGTTCCGGTCGCCGGCATGTTCACGCTTTCGAAGATCTTTTTCGTCCGCGACCTGACGATGGCGTTCCGGTCGCGATTTCTGTTTCTGCGCGACAGCGTCCACTCGGGCACGTTTCCGCTCTGGGATCCGTATCCGGCGCACGGCCAGCCCGCCGCGAACGACGCGCTGTATCAGTTGTTCCACCTCCCGTCGCTGCCCATCCGGCTGCTGCTGCCCGACGTCCTCGCCTACAACCTCTGGATCGCGCTCCCGATCCCGCTCGCCGCCGCCGGCATGTACCTGTTCCTGCGCCGCAGGCTGGGGCCGCAGGCCTCGGCGTTCGGCGCGGTCGCGTTCGCGGTGTCGGGACCGATCGTCTCGACGACGAATTTCCCCAACATGTCGTGGTCGGTCGTCGCCGCGCCGTACGTGTTCTGGGCGCTCGAGCGGCTGTTCGTCGAGCGGACCGCCAGGGCCATGACGGTGCTGGCGACAGCCATCGCGTGCCAGGCGCTGGCCGGGGAGCCGGTCTCGCTCGCCGCGACGCTGGCGATTGCCGCCGGCTATGTGCTGTTCCCGCAGGCGCGGTGGCGCGATCGCCGGCTCGCGATCGTCGCCGCGGCAGGCATGGCCGCCGGACTGCTCCTCGCCGCGATCCAGTACGTGCCGCTCGTCGCCGCCACCCGCGAGTCGATCCGCGGGACGATGGCGCCGAGCGATTTCTGGGCGTTCCATCCGCTGGCGCTGCTCGAGCTGCTGGTGCCGCACTTCTTCGGCGACTACTTCAACTCGAACCTGCGCGAGCTGGTGTGGATGCTCGCCCTCAACAGCCAGCGGGATCCGTTCTACTACACGATGTACGTCGGCGTGCCGATCGTGCTGCTCGCCGGCGTGGCGATGCTCTCGGGACGTCCGGGGACGCGGTTCTGGACGGTGGTGGTCGCCGCCTGCGCGATCGCGTCGCTCGGGCCGCATACGCCGCTCTATCCCGCGCTGCAGGAAATCGTGCCGCCGCTCAAGAGCTTCCGCTTCCCGGTGAAGTACCTGTCGCTGGCGGCGCTGGGAATCGCGACGCTCGCCGCGATGGCGTTCCAGTGGCTGCTCGATCGGCAGGTGCCGCCGCGCGCGCTGCGCCGCGTCCTGATCGTGACCGGGATCGCGGCGGCCCTCACCTATGGGCTGATCGCGTGGGTCCTGATCGCGCCGGAGTTGCCGATTCGCGGCTTCTTCCGCCTGGCGATCTGGGCGCACGTGCCGGCGCCGATTCAGGGAGCCGAGTTCCTGCTGTTCCGGGCGCGCCCGCTGCTCACCTCGCTGCTGTTGAAGATGCTGTGCGCGTCGTTCCTGCTCTGGCTCGCGGCTTCGGCGCGGCGCGAGCGGCGCACGGCGCTGGTCGTGTTCGCCGTCTTCGCGGGAATCGATCTGCTCGCCTCGAACTCCAGCGTGAACCCGACCACCGATCCCACGCTGCTGGAGAATCCGGAATGGTCGCGCAGCATCCCGAAGGACCTGCACGAGCGCGTCTACGTCGGCGGCCGGCTCGAGGGCTACGTGAACACGACGGACGTGGACGCGCCGAAGTACGCTCGCTACCTCGACGAATACACCGAGCTCGAACAGCGGTATCTGATCGTCGGCCAGTTCATCTTTCATCCGTCCGGCCACCGCATCCGCGAGTCGATGTCATACGATCTGCCGGTGCTGTGGCCGACCGACTTCGCGCGGGCCGGAGGGTGGTTCAGGATCGCTCCGCGCGCGGATCGGCTGCGCTTCCTCTCGCGGGTGGGAACGCGCTTCGTGGTGCTGCCGACGCCTCCGTATCCCGGGGCGCAGCCGCTGGCGCGCATGATCGGCGCGGAGCAGCTGCAGCTCTATGACTTCAACCCGAACGCGCGCCGGGCCTACGTCGTCCCCGACGCGCTCATGGGCCCCGACGTGAACTGGCAGATCCAGGGGCTGTTCATGGAGCGCTTCGATCCGGCGCGCGGTGTGCTCGTCAGCGAACCGCCGCCTCCGCCGGCCGGCGTGCCGGGCCGTCCGGTTCCCGCCTCGGCCACTTTTCTCGAAGACGGTCTTCAGCGGGTGGTGATCAAGGCGGGAACGCCGGGGGACGGCTACCTGGCGTTGTCGGACACGTACAACACGGACTGGCGCGTCGAGGTCGACGGGCGTCCTGCGCCGATGATGCGCGTCAACGGGCTCTTCCGCGGCGTGCACCTCACCCCGGGCGAGCACGTCGTCACGTTCACCTACCGGCCGCGGAAGTTCTATCTCGGCGCGGCGGTCAGCGCGCTCGCGGCGCTCGGCCTGGCGCTGGCCTGCGCGATCGAGCCGCGGCTCCGGCGCCGGCGCGCGTCAGCGCACCTGCAGCCAGACGCGGCTCCGGCGGCGCCCTGA
- a CDS encoding ATP-binding protein, with amino-acid sequence MTGPTSRAGESEGRSPSAEHAARRHRLLWLIAGRAAAITALLGSAILVEYRGLGVFPIDPFFGLLGLTYALTIVWILTLRFVDRHPWLIDVQLACDALIASAIVYLTGGVGSYFSTLYTLPIIAASMVQSWRGGLTVSVLSAAIYSALVIAQYQHVPLPLVVPPESLPAPRMAFYSVGLNVFGFLAVAALSGYLAEGLRRTGAQLAETSTQLADLQAFNQHVIDSLTSGLATCDVQGRLLTFNHAAEAITGVPATDAVGADVLAVLQLPPPFRALFDPGPRPVLKRREYGFTRPGGRPIELGITVAPLITPRGESGFLFTFLDVTELKRKDREARVQQRLAAVGEMAAGIAHEIRNPLASMAGSIQILRDELPLTSEQSQLMDIVLRESDRLNETIRNFLAFAKPQRSAATDFDVRRVVSDAARLLENSADVTAAHAIVVDVPPDPVILHADEAQIRQIVWNLATNGLRAMPSGGRLRLEVRRAASDAAEGDVIVAVRDDGVGIAPEDMDTIFQPFRGGFRGGTGLGLSIVHRIASDYGGEVRVASEKGKGTSVEVALPVGRQTTPEWAAPAREEV; translated from the coding sequence ATGACAGGGCCAACGAGCCGCGCGGGAGAGTCCGAGGGACGAAGCCCCTCGGCCGAGCACGCCGCACGGCGGCATCGGCTGTTGTGGCTGATCGCCGGCCGCGCGGCGGCGATCACGGCGCTCCTCGGCTCGGCGATCCTCGTCGAGTACCGCGGGCTGGGGGTGTTTCCCATCGACCCGTTCTTCGGGCTGCTCGGCCTCACCTACGCGCTGACGATCGTCTGGATCCTGACGCTGCGGTTCGTCGATCGCCACCCGTGGCTGATCGACGTGCAGCTGGCGTGCGACGCGCTGATCGCGTCGGCGATCGTGTATCTGACCGGCGGCGTGGGGAGCTACTTCTCGACCCTCTACACGCTGCCGATCATCGCCGCGAGCATGGTGCAGTCGTGGCGCGGTGGGCTGACGGTCAGCGTGCTGAGCGCAGCGATCTACTCCGCGCTCGTCATCGCGCAATACCAGCACGTGCCGCTGCCGCTGGTGGTCCCGCCCGAGAGCCTGCCGGCGCCGCGGATGGCGTTCTACTCGGTGGGGCTGAACGTCTTCGGGTTCCTCGCCGTCGCCGCGCTGAGCGGCTACCTGGCGGAGGGCCTGCGGCGGACCGGGGCGCAACTCGCCGAGACGTCGACGCAGCTCGCGGATCTCCAGGCGTTCAACCAGCACGTCATCGACAGCCTGACCAGCGGCCTCGCGACCTGCGACGTGCAGGGACGGCTGCTGACCTTCAACCACGCGGCCGAGGCGATTACCGGCGTTCCCGCGACTGATGCCGTCGGCGCCGACGTGCTGGCCGTGCTGCAGCTGCCGCCGCCGTTCCGCGCGCTGTTCGATCCCGGCCCGCGTCCGGTGCTGAAGCGCCGGGAGTACGGCTTCACCCGACCAGGCGGGCGGCCGATCGAGCTGGGCATCACCGTGGCGCCGCTGATCACGCCGCGCGGCGAGAGCGGGTTCCTGTTCACGTTCCTCGACGTGACCGAGCTGAAGCGCAAGGATCGCGAGGCCCGCGTGCAGCAGCGCCTCGCCGCCGTCGGCGAAATGGCCGCCGGCATCGCGCACGAGATCCGCAATCCGCTGGCGTCGATGGCCGGGTCGATCCAGATCCTGCGCGACGAGCTGCCGCTCACCAGCGAGCAGTCGCAGCTCATGGACATCGTGCTGCGCGAGTCGGACCGGCTGAACGAGACGATTCGCAACTTCCTGGCGTTCGCCAAGCCGCAGCGCTCGGCGGCGACCGACTTCGACGTCCGCCGCGTGGTCAGCGACGCGGCGCGGCTGCTCGAGAACAGCGCCGACGTCACCGCCGCCCACGCCATCGTCGTCGACGTGCCGCCGGATCCGGTGATCCTGCACGCCGACGAAGCGCAGATCCGGCAGATCGTGTGGAACCTCGCCACCAACGGGCTGCGCGCGATGCCCTCCGGGGGCCGGCTGCGGCTCGAGGTCCGGCGCGCGGCATCGGACGCCGCCGAGGGGGACGTGATCGTGGCGGTGCGCGACGACGGGGTGGGAATCGCGCCGGAAGACATGGACACCATCTTCCAGCCGTTCCGCGGCGGTTTCAGGGGAGGGACCGGGCTCGGACTCTCGATCGTCCACCGTATCGCGAGCGACTACGGCGGCGAAGTCCGCGTGGCCTCGGAGAAGGGGAAAGGCACCAGCGTGGAAGTGGCACTCCCGGTCGGCAGGCAGACCACACCGGAATGGGCGGCACCCGCCCGGGAGGAGGTCTGA
- a CDS encoding prepilin-type N-terminal cleavage/methylation domain-containing protein has translation MKVRNQNGFTLIELLIVVAIIGIIAAIAVPGLLRARISGNEASAIGSLRAVSSAQSTFAASCANGMYAQDLTTLGSGPSGGSAFISPDLGASATVTKSGYSVSMTGTAATGSTACNGATGLASGYHAWADPVSTSTGTRYFFTNTTGTIWQATSSIGSGGSDTASPSGGTAIQ, from the coding sequence ATGAAAGTCCGGAATCAGAACGGGTTCACACTCATCGAGCTGCTGATCGTCGTCGCGATCATCGGCATCATTGCGGCGATCGCGGTCCCCGGTCTGCTCCGGGCCCGCATCTCCGGCAATGAGGCGTCGGCCATCGGATCGCTGCGCGCCGTGAGCAGCGCGCAGTCCACGTTCGCGGCGTCCTGCGCCAACGGCATGTATGCGCAGGACCTGACCACGCTCGGCAGCGGCCCCTCGGGCGGTTCGGCATTCATCAGCCCGGACCTCGGCGCGAGCGCGACGGTGACCAAGAGCGGCTACTCGGTCTCGATGACCGGGACCGCCGCGACCGGCTCCACGGCCTGCAACGGCGCCACCGGCCTGGCCTCGGGCTACCACGCCTGGGCTGATCCGGTCTCGACGTCGACCGGCACGCGCTACTTCTTCACCAACACGACCGGCACGATCTGGCAGGCGACCAGCTCGATCGGCTCGGGCGGCAGCGACACGGCGTCCCCCTCGGGCGGCACGGCGATCCAGTAA
- a CDS encoding ATPase, T2SS/T4P/T4SS family yields EIDFRVSILPTLFGEKIVMRLLDKDKLMLDMTKLGFEPDSLRKLEIAIARPWGMVLVTGPTGSGKTNTLYSSIAKINTPETNIMTAEDPVEFNLVGVNQVQVRENIGLNFAAALRSFLRQDPNIILVGEIRDFETAEIAVKASLTGHLVLSTLHTNDAPSTISRLMNMGIEPFLVASSVNLICAQRLVRRLCTECKTDHPHDPQALVAAGFTEEEAHRVIPKKGKGCERCNNTGYKGRVGLYEVMEITDELRELILVGASALELKKKAVDEGMITLRRSGLHKVMEGVTSIEEVARETVK; encoded by the coding sequence AGGAGATCGACTTCCGCGTCTCGATCCTGCCGACGCTGTTCGGCGAGAAGATCGTCATGCGCCTGCTCGACAAGGACAAGCTGATGCTCGACATGACGAAGCTCGGGTTCGAGCCCGACTCGCTTCGCAAGCTCGAGATCGCCATCGCCAGGCCGTGGGGCATGGTGCTGGTCACCGGCCCGACCGGCAGCGGCAAGACCAACACGCTCTATTCGTCGATCGCCAAGATCAACACGCCGGAAACCAACATCATGACGGCGGAAGACCCCGTCGAGTTCAACCTCGTCGGCGTCAACCAGGTGCAGGTGCGCGAGAACATCGGGCTGAACTTCGCCGCCGCGCTGCGCTCCTTCCTTCGCCAGGACCCCAACATCATCCTGGTCGGCGAAATCCGCGACTTCGAGACGGCGGAAATCGCGGTGAAGGCGTCGCTGACCGGCCACCTCGTGCTCTCGACGCTGCACACCAACGACGCGCCGAGCACGATCAGCCGCTTGATGAACATGGGCATCGAGCCGTTCCTCGTCGCCAGCTCGGTGAACCTGATCTGCGCGCAGCGCCTGGTGCGCCGCCTGTGCACGGAGTGCAAGACCGATCACCCGCACGATCCGCAGGCGCTGGTCGCCGCCGGCTTCACCGAGGAGGAGGCGCACCGCGTCATCCCGAAGAAGGGCAAGGGCTGCGAGCGCTGCAACAACACCGGCTACAAGGGGCGGGTCGGCCTCTACGAGGTGATGGAGATCACCGACGAGCTGCGCGAGCTGATTCTCGTCGGCGCGTCCGCGCTCGAGTTGAAGAAGAAGGCGGTGGACGAGGGCATGATCACGCTGCGGCGCAGCGGGCTGCACAAGGTGATGGAAGGCGTCACGTCGATCGAGGAAGTCGCGAGGGAGACGGTGAAGTAG
- a CDS encoding sigma-54 dependent transcriptional regulator: protein MATVTAERAAPVESARILVVDDERSMREMLAILLRREGHEVAVAENGRGAIELLDQRPFDLVVSDARMPDVDGLEVLRHARNINPSVIAIMVTAYGSPDLLRGVAQLGVNDYVEKPFNTEVLRFRIRKELDRKRLQQENVLLKRAMHSANTFENIIGNSSAMLQVFELIETIASTGSTVLITGESGTGKELVARAIHVRSPRSDRPFVAVNCGALTETLLDSELFGHMRGAFTGADGNKKGLIEVADKGTIFLDEIGEMSAMLQVKILRVLQERKFRRVGGTEEVDADIRIIAATNRDLGRMVAEGQFREDLFYRINVIPVRLPSLRERAEDVPLLAEHFVARFAAQMKKPITGISGAAMACLQGYPWPGNVRELENAMERAVALERTPSILPESLPETVRGMERPIAAPSTAGASEIAAGPRVLPEKGFDLEKHVQHLEREYIADALRQAGGVKVKAAELLGMSFRSFRYYMKKYNLK, encoded by the coding sequence ATGGCTACGGTGACCGCCGAACGCGCGGCTCCCGTCGAATCGGCCCGCATCCTCGTCGTCGACGACGAGCGATCGATGCGCGAGATGCTCGCCATTCTGCTCCGGCGCGAGGGGCACGAGGTGGCCGTCGCCGAGAACGGCCGCGGCGCGATCGAGCTGCTCGACCAGCGGCCGTTCGATCTCGTCGTCTCCGACGCGCGGATGCCCGACGTCGACGGGCTCGAGGTGCTGCGGCACGCGCGCAACATCAACCCGTCGGTGATCGCGATCATGGTGACCGCCTACGGCTCGCCGGATCTGCTGCGCGGCGTGGCGCAGCTCGGCGTCAACGACTACGTCGAGAAGCCGTTCAACACCGAGGTGCTGCGCTTCCGCATCCGCAAGGAGCTGGATCGCAAGCGGCTGCAGCAGGAGAACGTGCTGCTGAAGCGCGCGATGCACTCGGCCAACACCTTCGAGAACATCATCGGCAACAGCAGCGCGATGCTGCAGGTGTTCGAGCTGATCGAAACCATCGCCTCGACCGGCAGCACGGTGCTGATCACCGGCGAGTCGGGCACCGGCAAGGAGCTGGTGGCGCGCGCCATCCACGTGCGCTCGCCGCGGAGCGATCGGCCGTTCGTCGCCGTCAACTGCGGCGCGCTGACCGAGACGCTGCTCGACTCGGAGCTCTTCGGCCACATGCGCGGCGCCTTCACCGGCGCCGACGGCAACAAGAAGGGGCTCATCGAGGTCGCCGACAAGGGCACGATCTTCCTGGACGAGATCGGCGAGATGAGCGCGATGCTGCAGGTGAAGATCCTGCGCGTGCTGCAGGAACGGAAGTTCCGGCGCGTCGGCGGCACCGAGGAAGTGGACGCGGACATCCGCATCATCGCCGCGACCAATCGCGACCTCGGCCGGATGGTGGCGGAGGGGCAGTTCCGCGAGGATCTGTTCTACCGCATCAACGTCATTCCGGTGCGGCTGCCGTCGCTGCGCGAGCGCGCCGAAGACGTGCCGCTGCTCGCCGAGCACTTCGTCGCCCGGTTCGCCGCGCAGATGAAGAAGCCGATCACGGGCATCTCGGGGGCGGCGATGGCGTGCCTGCAAGGCTATCCGTGGCCGGGAAACGTCCGCGAGCTCGAGAACGCGATGGAGCGCGCGGTGGCGCTCGAGCGCACACCGTCGATCCTGCCGGAGAGCCTCCCCGAGACGGTCCGCGGGATGGAGCGGCCGATCGCGGCGCCGTCAACCGCCGGCGCCAGCGAAATCGCCGCCGGCCCGCGCGTGCTGCCCGAGAAGGGCTTCGACCTGGAGAAGCACGTCCAGCACCTCGAACGGGAGTACATCGCCGACGCGCTCCGGCAGGCCGGCGGCGTCAAGGTGAAGGCGGCCGAACTGCTGGGCATGAGCTTCCGGTCGTTCCGCTATTACATGAAGAAATACAATTTGAAGTGA
- a CDS encoding type II secretion system F family protein — protein sequence MPTFAYSGRTRAGQTVTGERVAETVDAAIAALRREQIQVTRIDPAKAAAEPKVKAKSGAKGAKAPAKNLAIFTRQFSVMIDAGLPLVQCLDILGKQEPDKGFSGVILQVRSDVESGAALADAMKKHPRAFDALYSNMIAAGEAGGILDTILKRLAVYIEKNVKLKGQVKSAMIYPAAVIIIATIVVAAILWKVIPTFAQLFAGLGAQLPLPTRVVIAASDNLVAYGPFILVGLGGVGFAIKKYYETPAGRYQIDALVLKMPILGMIMRKIAVARFCRTLSTLLSSGVPILDGLDITARTAGNAVVEEAIQKTRSSIERGETVSAPLRETNVFPSMVVQMINVGETTGALDAMLAKIADFYEEEVDTAVAGLLTLMEPIMIAVLGGVVGGIVIAMYMPIFDLISKLT from the coding sequence ATGCCTACTTTTGCGTATAGCGGACGGACGCGGGCCGGACAGACGGTGACCGGCGAGCGCGTCGCGGAGACGGTCGACGCGGCCATCGCGGCGCTGCGCCGCGAACAGATCCAGGTGACGCGTATCGATCCGGCGAAGGCCGCCGCCGAGCCCAAGGTGAAGGCCAAGAGCGGGGCAAAGGGGGCCAAGGCGCCGGCGAAGAACCTGGCGATCTTCACCCGGCAGTTCTCGGTCATGATCGACGCCGGGCTGCCGCTCGTGCAGTGTCTCGACATCCTCGGCAAGCAGGAGCCCGACAAGGGGTTCTCCGGCGTGATCCTGCAGGTGCGCTCCGACGTCGAATCGGGCGCGGCGCTGGCCGACGCGATGAAGAAGCACCCGCGCGCGTTCGACGCGCTCTACTCGAACATGATCGCGGCGGGCGAGGCCGGCGGCATCCTCGACACCATCCTCAAGCGGCTGGCGGTCTACATCGAGAAGAACGTCAAGCTGAAGGGGCAGGTCAAGTCGGCGATGATCTACCCGGCGGCGGTCATCATCATCGCGACGATCGTGGTGGCGGCGATTCTGTGGAAGGTCATCCCGACCTTCGCGCAGCTGTTCGCCGGCCTCGGCGCCCAGTTGCCGCTGCCGACCCGCGTGGTCATCGCCGCCAGCGACAACCTCGTGGCGTACGGACCGTTCATCCTCGTCGGCCTCGGCGGCGTCGGCTTCGCCATCAAGAAGTACTACGAGACCCCGGCGGGGCGCTATCAGATCGACGCGCTGGTGCTGAAGATGCCGATTCTCGGCATGATCATGCGCAAGATCGCGGTGGCCCGCTTCTGCCGGACGCTGTCGACGCTGCTCTCGTCCGGCGTGCCGATTCTCGACGGCCTCGACATCACGGCGCGCACCGCCGGCAACGCGGTGGTGGAGGAAGCGATCCAGAAGACGCGCTCCAGCATCGAGCGCGGCGAAACCGTGTCGGCGCCGCTGCGCGAGACCAACGTATTCCCGTCGATGGTGGTGCAGATGATCAACGTCGGCGAGACCACGGGCGCGCTCGACGCGATGCTGGCGAAGATCGCCGACTTCTACGAGGAGGAAGTCGACACCGCCGTGGCCGGACTGCTGACGCTGATGGAACCGATCATGATCGCCGTCCTCGGCGGCGTGGTCGGCGGCATCGTCATCGCGATGTACATGCCGATCTTCGACCTGATCTCGAAGTTGACGTAG